The genomic region ATTGTTGCATTTGCTGCAGACAAACTTATCGTTTGGAGAAACTTTCTTTTTATCCTCTTTACAGCGCTTTTCTGCCATGTGGGAGTATCTTATTTTTTAATCTCTTGCTTTTTTTGGCAGAATTTTCTGTCGAAGGCATCCATAGGAAAATGACAAATGTCAAATGACAAAAAAATACCAAATTTAAAAATTCAATTACCCAAACTAATCCACATTCAGTGTTGCTTTAGGTGTTTGAATTTTTGATCCTTTGTACATTGTCCGAAGGACTCCTGTGGAGAATTTTATTTGTCCATAGGACTCATATTGAGAGATTTGTTTATTGTATTTTGTAATTTCTGATTTATCTAAATTAGGTAAAATGAGCTAATTGAACATCATGGATTTATTCTTGTTCACGGTGTCGGAGCTGAACATCAACACCGGAAGTGCCCGTCAGTTTTTCTGAGAGCTTATCAGCACAATAGACCGAGCGATGCCGGCCACCGGTACAGCCAAAATTTACCATCAGATTGGTGAAGCCCCGCTCAGAGTAAACATCCACAGCCTGTTTTACCATCTGGTAAGCGCTTTCGATGAAATCAGTCACCTCCGGGTAATTTTGCAGAAAATCTCTCACCGGCTGGTCTATTCCGGTCAGGTGGACATATTCAGCATAACGACCAGGATTTGGCAGCGCTCTGCAATCGAAAACAAACCCACCGCCATTTCCGGATAAGTCAGCCGGAATCCCACGTTTGTAGGAAAAACTGTTGATTTGAAGGGTTAGCGAAGGATGTGTCATTTGTCTGAGGGTTTTACTTTCGAGGGTGGCCAACAAGCAGCGTTTGATTTCCGGAAGCTCATCCGGAATTTTGTTGTTTTCTAGCAGCCACCTGACATTGTTCAAAGCCAGGGGAATGCTCTCGAGAAAATGGCGCTTCCGCTCATGCAACCCCCTGAAGCCGTAAGCACCAAGTGTTTGCAAAACGCGAATCATTGCGAAGTTGTAAAAATGCGTACGGAAATCTTTTACACTTTCGGGCTCAATTTTTCCGGCCTGCAAAATGTAATGATCAATTAACTCCTCCCTTACCTCTAAAGGAATTTCAGCCCGTGCCTGAAACAAAAGAGAAGCTACATCATAGTGCAGCGCTCCTTTCCGGCCTCCCTGGTAATCAATAAAATAAAGCTGTTTTTCTTTTAACATGATATTACGGGACTGAAAATCGCGGTACACAAAAAAAGAATGATCGGCGGAAAGAAGGAGTTCGGTTAACTTGTGAAAATTCTGTTCAAGGCAAAACTCATCAAACGGGATATTGGCCAGTTTCAGGAAGTTGTATTTGAAATAATTGAGATCCCAGAGATAGGCTTGTGCATCAAATACCGGCGCCGGATGGCTGAGGGAAAAATCAATTGTTTTTCCCGCAATCATCTGAAAGCGGATCAGTTCGTCGAGAATCTGTTTATAGGTTTCTTTCATTTCATCGCCAAATCCTGCTTTTTGCCGGATTTCATTCAGATGATCGAATAAAATTTTATCCCCTAAATCCTCCAAAAGGTAGCATGTATAATCTTCATTCACCAGGTAAATTTCAGGAACACTTAACCCAAAATCAAAAAAGTGCTGCGTAAAAGAAATGAATGCCCTGTTTTCGGCTAACTGATCATAATAGGCGCCGATTGCGGTTTTGCCTCTGCCGGTCATCCTGAAATAGCGCCGGTAGGAGCCGGATTGCTGCAAAGGAGTGACCTGTTCGGGTTCAATACCCGACCATTGATGAAACAAACGACTTAAATTTTCGATAATCTGGTTCATTGATGAGTAGCTGAAAACTTCCAAAGAAAATTGCCCTGACAAATTGTTAGAGTGAATTCTACCATAATTGGTTTCAAAAAAATATCTGTAAAAGCATGGTTCAAAACACTTTTGGCAAAAATAGTTTAAAATTGCAGAGCGCTGATCAAACATTTGTCAGATAAAATCATAACTAGCTGAAAAAAAAACACTTACAATTTAAACTTTGAAGGAAATTTAATTCTACATTTGTAAATTCTTTCACTTCCATAATTTTCAAAAAACACTCAAAAATGAAAAAATTAAACCTTTTCCTGCTCATGCTTCTGCTTGTAACCTTTTCCACTACATTGTCGGCGCAATGGCTTTACTCACTCCCGCAGCCATTTACCGATTCACCCTCACACAAAGCAAATGCGCACCTGGGATATGCCTATGGACTTGGTTGGATTGTTTTGTGGGAGCAATACACTGACACTACTTCAACAGCCATTTGGTACAAAAAATACCTTACGGGCGATGACCCCGTTGAATTAATCGCCGAGCCTGGAATACATTTCAGGCGACCAACTTTGATTTCAAATTGGAATGATAACTCAGCTTTGGTAATTTTTGAAAAAGTCAGCAATGGTAAAAGTCAGCTTTATACCATCGAAGTTGGCAACAACGGCTATCAGTCTGATACCATACCATTTTGGACATCAGGTTACCAAAATCACGAACTCACCACCACAGAATATTTTTGGGTAGCCTGGAATTCGGATGAATATCTTCTTGCATCCAAAAAGATTTATGTTAACGGGGTATGGACATTTTCTGCTCCCGACACCGTTGCTTTTGGCGAAATCAGCCAACCTAATTTCGAAATATCGAACTGGAGGTTATACTGGATTGAAAAGGATTCGCTGGAGGATCATATAGCGTACGCACTATATTCATATTCATCAGGTTGGGGGGCGCCTCAAACATTAATCGCTGAACCGGAGATTAGCAAAAAAAATACACGATGGACGCATGATGGTGTGGTATCATGGTCTTACAAAAATGACGAACAATGGCAAATCAACAATTATCAGTATGATTACAATTCCGGGGAGTTTTATCCATTAAATCTGATCGAAGATGAACCTTTTGACTTTGCTGTTTGGTCAGCGCCAGCTATTAGTAAATCAGACATTTTTGAACTGAACTTTTACACATTGGCCTATCCAAAAGTGGTGGGCGACTACAAAGAATTATTCGCTTATGAACATTGGTGGGGAAGCGGAGAATCCTACCAGTTAAGTTTTTTAAACACCGAATGCCGGAACCCTTCATATCATGACGGAGAACCTGAATCAGACTATGCCATTTATGTTTATCTGATTTGGGAAGCCGAAATCGAAGGCTTTTGGCAATTGTATTATTCCCGGTTTTCTTTTGGCTGGAGTAATGTTGAAGAACATCAGTTGTTATCTGAGGTAACCATCTCGCCAAATCCTGCAGCCAGCCATATTTTCATTCAAAATCAAAAAGAAATTCCGATTTTAATCAGTATTTATGATACTAAAGGAATCCTGATTTATGAAAATCAAAGTAGTTCAATTGAGGCGTCCGTCCCGGTTCATAATTGGCCAAGAGGACTTTACGTTGTCAACATCCTCAGCGGCAGCAGTCAGCTTTCCAAAAAAATAGTCCTGAAATAATTTCCTTTTCGGAAAATCGGTCAAAAGGTTGACGTAACAAAAAACCTGAGGGGATTGAATTTTATCCTGACAGGTTAAAAATGGCTTCTTTCGTTGCAAAGTGGTTTAGGAGAAATTCCTAATTTTGCCGAAATTTTAAATGTGAATCTTAATCAATAAGTAAATTATGAAAAGTATCTCAAATTATTTGATAATCATTGCAATTGCTGCCATGTTTGCTGCATGCGCCGGTGAAAGCAAACCGGTCGGCGAACAAGCAGCTACTCAGGAGCAAGCGCCCAATCAAACTATTGTTGCTGAGAAACAAATACAATCTGCTGAACAGCAAACCCAGGCTTTGCCGGGCACACAGCCACAGGCTACTGCATCAGCTCAGACACCGCAAACAACCATTACCCAGCCTCCACAAAATCAAACTGCCTCCGGCAGCACTTCTGGCGAAATTATCATTGGTAACGAAATTGGCAACGACCTTGGCGATTTTGTGAATTACAGCCCCGACAGCACATTGCTGAAGTTGAGCAGTCTGCGTGGAAAACTTGTGATGGTTGTGCTCTGGAACTCACTTTGTCATCACTGCGTTGTTGACAATGAAAAACTTCGTGAGAGCTACAACAAGTTCAACAATAAAAATTTTAAGCATGGGAAAGGTTTCGAGATTTATACCATAGGACTTGACAAAGAGCGCGAAACATGGATCCAGGCTTTGAATGAAAAGAAATATCCCTGGAAAAACAATGTGTATGTGATTGATAGCTGGAAAGACCGTGATGTCCGCTTTTTCGGGATTAAAAACCTGCCGGGCTATTTTCTCATTGACCGTGATGGAATTGTTGTCAATAAAATGTTCACGGCTGATGAACTGGACGGGATTCTTCAGGGTTATCTGGTGAATTAGAATTATTTTAATTGATCAGTTGTTGTTTAATAAAAAAACAATTGTACTTTTGCAGCCCAATTTTTTCGTGTGAAAAATAGAGTAAACTAATTTAACGTACTGAATTTAAATTTTTTAGATAGATGGCAAATCATAAATCCGCTTTAAAAAGAATCAGGGCAAACAAGATCAAGCAAATGCGCAATCGCTACCATGCCAAGACCATGCGCAATGCAATTAAGAAATTCAGATCGCTTAACGATCCTGAAGCAGCTAAAGAACAATTCCCAAAGCTGGTTTCGATCATTGACAAGAACGCCAAGCGTAACATTATTCACAAGAACAAAGCTTCCAACCTGAAATCGAAGTTGTCGAAAAAATTGGTTGTTACTGTTGCTGAGTAAAAACAAAATCAACATATTGACCAGCCTCTATTGTTTCGGCATTAGAGGCTTTTTTTGTTTTAGTTAATCATTAACAACCATCCTCATGGACGAAAACACCCAAAGAGCCTCCATCAAAAATTGGTCGGAAGACGACCGGCCACGGGAGAAGCTGCTCCTGAAAGGTAAAGGATCGCTAAGCGATGCTGAATTGATCGCTATTTTGATTGCTTCAGGAAACAAGGATGAATCGGCGGTTGACCTCTCCAAACGAATATTGAAAAGCGTTGACAATAACCTGATCGAACTGTCAAAGCTGACCGTGAATGACCTGAAGAAATTTAAGGGAATAGGTGAAGCCAAAGCCATAACCATAGCTGCAGCGATGGAACTTGGCAATCGTCGCCGAGGCGCCGAAGTAATGGACAGGAAAAGAATCATAACCAGCCACGACGCCTTTGAAGTAATGCAGATGCACATTGGCGATCCAAACTACGAGTACTTTTTTGTGATCTTGCTCAATCAGGCCGGAAAGATCATCAGAACGCTGAACATCAGCGAAGGCGGGATTACAGGAACTGTAGTTGATCCGAAAAAAGTATTTAAACTTGCTATCGAAAACAATGCTACTTCAATCATACTCGGACATAATCACCCCTCCGGGAGTGTTTTGCCAAGCGAACAGGATAAAAAACTGACCATTAAAATTAAGGAAGCAGGAAAGTTTCTTGAAATCGCTGTACTCGACCATGTCATCATTGGTTCAGAACAATACTATTCTTTTGCCGACAGCGGTGAAATGTAAGGCTCAGGCAAGACTCAGCCAACAGCGTACCTGATCATTTCCACATACAACGCCTGCCACCCCTCCCATCGTTTCAGATCATTGAGTGACTCGTTGTGCCACAGACTGATAAATGTTCCATCCACCGCCTTTACTTCATCAATGATTTCGCGGATGATTTCCAGTGATTCTGCCGGTTCCTTTTGCACGTAATCTTTCAATGTACCATCCATCACAGCAAAGGGGTGCACGCGAAGCATGGTTTCGGTTTCCAGATCAAGATCATAAAAATAATACGTATCACAGATGCCGGCACGGAAGCCGGGCAGCGAGGCATAACCCATGGTGTAATCATCGGTAATATCAGCTTGAATCAGGTTTCGGTAGGTTACCGGAAAGTTAAGCCTGAGAAAGTGTTGCCGGCTTTTGGTAATCTCGCGGTTCAGTATGCCCGAAAGACGGTTTACCTCTGTGTTGAGGCGCTGAAAACTTGTATTGGCGCCGAATGAAGGATGAATCCCAACTTCAGCATAATCAGCCAACGATTTGATCAGTCGTTGAAAGTTGGCATTGTTCACTGGCAAATTCTTGTCAAATTCACCATAATCAGCCATCAAAATAAAATATATCGGGTGCAGGTGAAACTCCTTTTGAAGAGAAAGTTGAAAGTCGTACGTATCAAAAGGGTCTTCCTGTCGCCCGACCAGCACCCTGAAACGTTCTTTGATTTCTTTAAAATCAAGGTTAAAAATATTACGCCCGGTAGCGGCAACATTCCTTACGACACCTTTGTGTAAAAATGCGTAAGCCGAATCAATGTCAAGGGTTGGCCTGAAACGAAACTGGCGTTTCCTGAACCTGAGTCCGGGAAATTTTTCTTTTAACAAATCTCTGATCTGATAAGCCCAAATGTTGATCAAAGGCTTTTGCAGAAAGTCGTTTTTAGCCGAAAAACTTTCGATGGCATCAAACCGGCCAAAACGATCCTTTTTGTAAGGAAGATACTCCTCGTAACGGGTCACAAGGTAAAATGCCGCCGCAAAGGGATCGAACGGGAAAACGGATGTATGATCATGAACGGGGTAAAAAGCTTTGATCCCATTGTACGTAAAGACGCTCAATTCCTGGCCTTCGATGCCCGTCTTGAAGAGTAATTCGGCAGGAAAAAAATGAAGGCAGCCTTCAGCATGTTCTTTTGAATAATTGATTTTGGCGCCATGGAATGACCGGAATGTTTCCATGTTCGAAGTCATCTCATAGTTAGTGGCCAGTATCTGATCAAAATAGAGTTTAAAAATGTAGCCTATCCTCTTGGTGATTCGTGGTGTATAGACAAGGATCATTTGAATGTGTTTTCCGGACAAAAATAATTCATTTTTTTCACCACCCGATCGTATCACTCCCGGCGATGCTATTGGTAAATCACTTTGCCCAAAAATAACTACTTTTGGGCTTTCAATTTCAAGTTATTAAATGGACAACTTCATTGTATCTGCCCGAAAATACAGGCCTGCCACCTTCGATACCGTGGTTGGACAGGATCATATTACTACCACCCTGAAAAACGCCATCCGTAACCAGCAGTTGGCCCAGGCTTTTTTATTCACCGGACCGAGAGGTGTAGGAAAAACCACATGCGCCCGCATTTTTGCAAAGACCATCAACTGCCTGAACCTGGACGAAAACATAGAACCTTGCAATGCCTGCGACTCCTGTCTTTCTTTTAACCGCAGTGCTTCGTTTAATATTTTTGAACTGGATGCCGCCTCAAACAATTCAGTGGAGGACATTCGCAGCCTGGTTGACCAGGTCAGGATTCCACCGCAATCGGTACGCTACAAGGTCTATATCATTGATGAGGTACACATGTTGTCGTCGCAGGCTTTCAATGCTTTTCTGAAAACTTTGGAAGAGCCGCCTGAATATGCGAAATTCATCCTTGCCACCACCGAAAAGCACAAGATTATCCCGACCATCCTCTCCCGTTGCCAGATTTACGACTTCAAACGGATTACGGTGAAGGACATCGCCCGTCATCTCGCTTTTGTGGCCAGCAAAGAAGGCGTACAGGCCGAAGAAGAAGCGTTGCAGGTGATTGCCTACAAAGCCGATGGCGCCCTGCGCGACGCCCTTTCAATTTTCGATCAGCTGGTCAGTTTTGCTGGTAAGGAATTGCACTATGAGCTAGTTGTGGAGCATCTCAACGTACTGGATTACGATTACTATTTCAAGGTTACCGATTTTCTGCTCCAGGGAAATATTTTTGAAAGTCTGCTCACCTTTAATAAAGTGATCGAATCGGGTTTCGACGGGCAGCATTTTATTTCCGGACTGGGAGCCCACCTTCGCGATCTGCTGGTTTGTACGGATAAAAAAACCATTGAACTGCTTGAAGTTGGCGAAAAAATCAAAGAGCGCTACCTGGCCCAAGCTTCAAAATGTTCTCCCACCTTCCTGATCAAGGCACTCGACATCATTCAGAAAACAGATTTTGGTTACAAAATGAGCAACAGCAAGCGGCTACACATCGAAATCGCGCTGATGCAACTGGCTTCGATTAATGACCTGGACCTTGCGAACAACAGACCTTTGCAGGCAGTTGCACCACCGGAAAAAAAAACTGAAGTAATTTCCGCTCAGTTAAAACCCACCCAACCACCGCCACCCAAACCTTCTTTGCAAGCAGTAACGACTAACCCTGCAATTGCTCCTGAAGTTCCAGCAAACCCTGCAAATCAAAACAAAGTTAATGAACCGGCTAAACCAACATTTATCCCCTCCACTATTTCGATTAAGGATGATGTGAGCCAAACCAAAGACAGCCCGGAAAGTGAAGAAATTGAAACCTTTGATTTCGAATCAGAGGAATTTTTGAATGCTCGGAAAATCCAACCCGAACAACTACAGCAAACGTGGACAGAATATGCCAATAAGATTGCTCCCAGCCATCCAAATCTGTATAGCACCCTGATTGCTGCCAAACCCGAAATCAGCGATGATTTTGAGATCACTTTCGAGGTGAGCAACTCGTTACAGCAAAGAGAAATTTATGCACAAAAGATGGACTTAATCACATTTCTTCGTGAAGAACTCAACAACAATTTTGTCAGGATTAAGGTGAATGTGAATGCCATCGCTGTGCAGGTGAGGCCTTACAAGCCGGAAGAAGTTTATCAGCATTTTGTCGAAAAGAATCCTGTGGTAGGAGAACTGAAACAGAAATTTGGGCTGACACTTGAATATTGATTCGATAATGGGAAAAAAACCCTGGATCATCTCTCTAATTTTTAGATTTCGTCTTTAGATTTAGCCGCTAAAAATAGCCCAATCCGGCATCGCACTCAAGTCAATATCAAATACCCAAATCCCGAGCAGATACGTCATCAGTGTGATGATCACCGCTCCGATAAGATTGAGGAAAAGTCCCGCTTTGACCATATCCAACACACGCAACCGGTTGGTGGCGAAGATGATGGCGTTTGGAGGTGTGGCCACCGGCAGCATAAAAGCCATGGATGCAGACAGGGTGGCGGGGATCATCAACAGCAAAGGATTGATACCGGCCGAAATACTAATGCCGGCAAGGATGGGGAGAATCATTTCGGTGGTGGCAGTGTTGGAAGTAAGCTCGGTTAAAAAGGTCATCAGTAAGGCGATGAACAGGATCACAGCCAGAATATGGTAATCGGCCACCCAGATCAACTGCCCGCCAATCCAGCCCGACAAGCCGGATTCTTTAAAACCGGAAGCGAGCGCAAAGCCACCTCCAAACAACAAAATGATATTCCAGGGGATATCTTCGGCAGTTTTCCAGTTCATGATCCTTGTGGAGCCATCCGTTTTTGATGGTAAAACGAAAAGAAGTATGGCAATAAAAATAGCCACGGTTCCATCGGTGATGTAATTGCTGAAAGGCAACAGCCTGCTCCACCCGGGAATGATCAAACGGCCAAAGTCGATATCAGCCCTGAATAGCCATAGAACTGCCACAGCTATAAAATTGACCAGTACAACTTTTTCCTCAAAACGCATGGGGCCGATTTCTTTTAGCTGACCGCGCAGTGTTTGCCTGTCAAGCCCGGTCAAACTCTCACTTTTTGGTTTATAGATCAGGTAAATATAAAGCCAGGCTACCATAAAGATAACTAAAACAATAGGAAGTGCAAACATGAGCCATCGTGAGAAAGAGATTTCGGGGGCTTCTGGAAAATAGATATGGAAAATACTTACAAACAGGGGATTTGGGGGTGTTCCGACTAATGTGGCCATTCCACCTATCGAAGCGCTATAGGCAACACCAAGTAGGAGTCCGATACTGTATTTTTTTACGCTGTCATCGCAGGAGGTTTCCTCCATTTTATTGGTAATCGAAAGGAGGATTGGAACCATCATCATGGTAGTTGCAGTGTTTGAAATCCACATCGACAAAAAAGCAGTGGCAAGCATAAAACCAAGCAAAATCCTTCCAGGCCCCATCCCGGTGATAGCCAATATTCTCAGTGCAATTCTCCGGTGAAGATTCCACCGTTGCATGGCAAGAGCAAGGATAAACCCTCCCAAAAAGAGGAAAATAACATCATTAAAATAAACCAGCGACACAGCTTTTCCGCTCATAATCCCAAGCAATGGGTAAAGCACAACCGGGATGAGTGATGTTACGGCAAGTGGAACCACTTCTGTAATCCACCAGACGGCCATCAGCAACGCTATTGCAAGGGTGGCTGTGACCAAAGGATTGCCCGGGTCAAGTTCAATAAAAAAGATCAGGTAAAGTGAAATCAGCGGTGCAATTACAAAACTAATAAACGACTTCATTTTCATCGGTGATGAATGTTTATGAGAATTAGAAATCAAATGTACCTAAAATCTAACATCTGCTAACTCTTATACCAATTGTAATTATAAAATGGTCCAAACCATTTTATAATTTTACAATGGTAAATGCCGATGCTACTTGAAAATAGTACAATGAGACGAAGTCGAAATTGGACTATATTGAAAGTGCAATCGGTATTAGCTGTTTGTTGGCGTTGAATAGGGGGATTTTGCTTAATTTTGCGGCAAATTTTCTATTACTAAATTAACGGATATGAAGAAATTAGCAGTTGTAGCATTTGGCGGAAATGCACTCCAACAGGGAGGACAGGTTGGCACCATTGATGAACAGGAACAAAACGCGTT from Bacteroidales bacterium harbors:
- a CDS encoding phosphotransferase, producing the protein MNQIIENLSRLFHQWSGIEPEQVTPLQQSGSYRRYFRMTGRGKTAIGAYYDQLAENRAFISFTQHFFDFGLSVPEIYLVNEDYTCYLLEDLGDKILFDHLNEIRQKAGFGDEMKETYKQILDELIRFQMIAGKTIDFSLSHPAPVFDAQAYLWDLNYFKYNFLKLANIPFDEFCLEQNFHKLTELLLSADHSFFVYRDFQSRNIMLKEKQLYFIDYQGGRKGALHYDVASLLFQARAEIPLEVREELIDHYILQAGKIEPESVKDFRTHFYNFAMIRVLQTLGAYGFRGLHERKRHFLESIPLALNNVRWLLENNKIPDELPEIKRCLLATLESKTLRQMTHPSLTLQINSFSYKRGIPADLSGNGGGFVFDCRALPNPGRYAEYVHLTGIDQPVRDFLQNYPEVTDFIESAYQMVKQAVDVYSERGFTNLMVNFGCTGGRHRSVYCADKLSEKLTGTSGVDVQLRHREQE
- a CDS encoding T9SS type A sorting domain-containing protein, whose protein sequence is MKKLNLFLLMLLLVTFSTTLSAQWLYSLPQPFTDSPSHKANAHLGYAYGLGWIVLWEQYTDTTSTAIWYKKYLTGDDPVELIAEPGIHFRRPTLISNWNDNSALVIFEKVSNGKSQLYTIEVGNNGYQSDTIPFWTSGYQNHELTTTEYFWVAWNSDEYLLASKKIYVNGVWTFSAPDTVAFGEISQPNFEISNWRLYWIEKDSLEDHIAYALYSYSSGWGAPQTLIAEPEISKKNTRWTHDGVVSWSYKNDEQWQINNYQYDYNSGEFYPLNLIEDEPFDFAVWSAPAISKSDIFELNFYTLAYPKVVGDYKELFAYEHWWGSGESYQLSFLNTECRNPSYHDGEPESDYAIYVYLIWEAEIEGFWQLYYSRFSFGWSNVEEHQLLSEVTISPNPAASHIFIQNQKEIPILISIYDTKGILIYENQSSSIEASVPVHNWPRGLYVVNILSGSSQLSKKIVLK
- a CDS encoding TlpA family protein disulfide reductase, encoding MKSISNYLIIIAIAAMFAACAGESKPVGEQAATQEQAPNQTIVAEKQIQSAEQQTQALPGTQPQATASAQTPQTTITQPPQNQTASGSTSGEIIIGNEIGNDLGDFVNYSPDSTLLKLSSLRGKLVMVVLWNSLCHHCVVDNEKLRESYNKFNNKNFKHGKGFEIYTIGLDKERETWIQALNEKKYPWKNNVYVIDSWKDRDVRFFGIKNLPGYFLIDRDGIVVNKMFTADELDGILQGYLVN
- a CDS encoding 30S ribosomal protein S20, yielding MANHKSALKRIRANKIKQMRNRYHAKTMRNAIKKFRSLNDPEAAKEQFPKLVSIIDKNAKRNIIHKNKASNLKSKLSKKLVVTVAE
- the radC gene encoding DNA repair protein RadC, whose amino-acid sequence is MDENTQRASIKNWSEDDRPREKLLLKGKGSLSDAELIAILIASGNKDESAVDLSKRILKSVDNNLIELSKLTVNDLKKFKGIGEAKAITIAAAMELGNRRRGAEVMDRKRIITSHDAFEVMQMHIGDPNYEYFFVILLNQAGKIIRTLNISEGGITGTVVDPKKVFKLAIENNATSIILGHNHPSGSVLPSEQDKKLTIKIKEAGKFLEIAVLDHVIIGSEQYYSFADSGEM
- a CDS encoding polysaccharide deacetylase family protein; its protein translation is MILVYTPRITKRIGYIFKLYFDQILATNYEMTSNMETFRSFHGAKINYSKEHAEGCLHFFPAELLFKTGIEGQELSVFTYNGIKAFYPVHDHTSVFPFDPFAAAFYLVTRYEEYLPYKKDRFGRFDAIESFSAKNDFLQKPLINIWAYQIRDLLKEKFPGLRFRKRQFRFRPTLDIDSAYAFLHKGVVRNVAATGRNIFNLDFKEIKERFRVLVGRQEDPFDTYDFQLSLQKEFHLHPIYFILMADYGEFDKNLPVNNANFQRLIKSLADYAEVGIHPSFGANTSFQRLNTEVNRLSGILNREITKSRQHFLRLNFPVTYRNLIQADITDDYTMGYASLPGFRAGICDTYYFYDLDLETETMLRVHPFAVMDGTLKDYVQKEPAESLEIIREIIDEVKAVDGTFISLWHNESLNDLKRWEGWQALYVEMIRYAVG
- a CDS encoding DNA polymerase III subunit gamma/tau, whose amino-acid sequence is MDNFIVSARKYRPATFDTVVGQDHITTTLKNAIRNQQLAQAFLFTGPRGVGKTTCARIFAKTINCLNLDENIEPCNACDSCLSFNRSASFNIFELDAASNNSVEDIRSLVDQVRIPPQSVRYKVYIIDEVHMLSSQAFNAFLKTLEEPPEYAKFILATTEKHKIIPTILSRCQIYDFKRITVKDIARHLAFVASKEGVQAEEEALQVIAYKADGALRDALSIFDQLVSFAGKELHYELVVEHLNVLDYDYYFKVTDFLLQGNIFESLLTFNKVIESGFDGQHFISGLGAHLRDLLVCTDKKTIELLEVGEKIKERYLAQASKCSPTFLIKALDIIQKTDFGYKMSNSKRLHIEIALMQLASINDLDLANNRPLQAVAPPEKKTEVISAQLKPTQPPPPKPSLQAVTTNPAIAPEVPANPANQNKVNEPAKPTFIPSTISIKDDVSQTKDSPESEEIETFDFESEEFLNARKIQPEQLQQTWTEYANKIAPSHPNLYSTLIAAKPEISDDFEITFEVSNSLQQREIYAQKMDLITFLREELNNNFVRIKVNVNAIAVQVRPYKPEEVYQHFVEKNPVVGELKQKFGLTLEY
- a CDS encoding SLC13/DASS family transporter, which codes for MKMKSFISFVIAPLISLYLIFFIELDPGNPLVTATLAIALLMAVWWITEVVPLAVTSLIPVVLYPLLGIMSGKAVSLVYFNDVIFLFLGGFILALAMQRWNLHRRIALRILAITGMGPGRILLGFMLATAFLSMWISNTATTMMMVPILLSITNKMEETSCDDSVKKYSIGLLLGVAYSASIGGMATLVGTPPNPLFVSIFHIYFPEAPEISFSRWLMFALPIVLVIFMVAWLYIYLIYKPKSESLTGLDRQTLRGQLKEIGPMRFEEKVVLVNFIAVAVLWLFRADIDFGRLIIPGWSRLLPFSNYITDGTVAIFIAILLFVLPSKTDGSTRIMNWKTAEDIPWNIILLFGGGFALASGFKESGLSGWIGGQLIWVADYHILAVILFIALLMTFLTELTSNTATTEMILPILAGISISAGINPLLLMIPATLSASMAFMLPVATPPNAIIFATNRLRVLDMVKAGLFLNLIGAVIITLMTYLLGIWVFDIDLSAMPDWAIFSG